The following nucleotide sequence is from Aneurinibacillus soli.
ACCCGAATCCAATGGTCATCAAGTTCCTGCCATCGTAATGGCGCATGGTTATTCCGCTGTGAAAGAAATGTATCTTGACCGTTATGCAGAAGTATTTGCCCAAGCTGGGCTTGCAGCGTTAGTTTTTGATTATCGCGGTTTTGGCGCAAGTGATGGCACGCCTCGTCAAGAAGTTAATCCTTGGCAACAAATTGAAGACTATCGTCATGCTATCACATACGCGAGCATGATGCCTGAAGTAGATAAAAATAGAATCGGCGTGTGGGGATCAAGTTATAGTGGAGGACATGTTTTGGTTGTAGCTGCCACAGACCGACGCGTGAAATGTGTAGTTTCTCAAGTACCTACGATCAGCGGTTATCAAAGCGCTCTACGTCGTGTACCTGGGGAAGCAGTAGAAAAATTGTTACATTCATTTGCGGAAGACCGTGTTCGTCGTATGAAAGGCGAGAAGCCCCAAATGCTTTCTGTAATTCCACATGAAGCAGATGGAAACGCGATTTACACGATGCCGGATGCTGTAAAATGGTATTCCGAAGGTGGAGCACTAGCTCCGGGTTGGCGCAATGAAGTGACATTACGTTCTGTAGAGTTTTCAAGATCTTATGAACCTGGTATCTACGTTTCAAGAATCAGTCCAAAGCCGTTACTTATGATCGTTGGCGAAAAAGATTATGTTACGCCTACTGATCTGGCCCTCGGAGCTTATGAAAATGCGTTACAGCCAAAAAGGTTAGTATTGTTGTCAGGCGGACACTTTGATCCGTATCTAAATAATTTTGAACAATCAAGTACAGAAGCCGTCAAATGGTTTAGTCAACATTTGTTGAAGGAATCATTTACAAATTAAAGACTTGTTAAAAAATGTATTGACACAAAAATAATTAGGAGCCATACTATATGTATGACCAACGATCCTAAAATAATAAATGACAGTACCGCTATTCCCTCGCTTGCACAATCCAAGCGCCAGATTGAACGCTATAACCTAGATGTAGATGCACAAGCTATACTCGTCGCGTCTAGGCTAATGGCAGCGGGAGCCAAGCTTGGACATGCTGCGGAGATTCATTTCTCCAGATTCGGTTTATCAACAGGGCGCTATCGTTTACTGGCGGACCTTGAAGATAACGAAGGAGAAGAATTACCCTCGCAATTGGCGGAGCATCTAGGTGTTACACGTGCTACAGTGACGGGTCTTATCGACACGCTTGAGCGAGATGGCCTCGTATCCCGGCGACCAAGTTCACACGATGGCCGTCAGAAATCGGTCATTTTGACGGAGAAAGGGAGAAAGAAGCTCTGTGAAATGGCTCCTGAGCATTTCGCTCGTCTAGAAGCAATGGTGGGCTCACTCAGTATCGAGGAACGTAGTGTATTTCTCGATCTGCTAGGCCGAGTTACACAAGGCATCTCGGCACTTACGGATGAACCAGACAAACCAAAGTAATACATCAGTAAAGAGTGAAACGGGCTAGTAAAGCTAGCCCATTTTCACTCTCATATAGTTAGGAACCTAATTATATGGCGCTAAAAGCAGCTGCTGAACTACTTAAAAGAAGGAGTGAAGAAACAACCAAGATGAACTACCAGAATAATATGGAAGGTATTTGTGACGTCAAAGCTGCTGGTTCTAATTCCAAGAATTTTGTGCTGTGGCGTGAAGTTGTAACCGCCTATGCTGCTCCTGCCATCATGGCAGGGATTGGGGGATTGATCACCGCCGACAAGGGTCTTCAAATAGGAGCATTGACTACGATCGGGGGATCATCGGCCTTGGTAGCCTGGATGATTGGCCTTTGGTTGCGTAGCCGAGGAGGACATAAACAATGGATCACCAGCGCACCTCGCTTGATTGTAGTAGGAATGTTCGCATTGACCGGGGCCTTGTTTG
It contains:
- a CDS encoding alpha/beta hydrolase, whose translation is MQKNFTRRDIEFNADGIILRGWLYVPESNGHQVPAIVMAHGYSAVKEMYLDRYAEVFAQAGLAALVFDYRGFGASDGTPRQEVNPWQQIEDYRHAITYASMMPEVDKNRIGVWGSSYSGGHVLVVAATDRRVKCVVSQVPTISGYQSALRRVPGEAVEKLLHSFAEDRVRRMKGEKPQMLSVIPHEADGNAIYTMPDAVKWYSEGGALAPGWRNEVTLRSVEFSRSYEPGIYVSRISPKPLLMIVGEKDYVTPTDLALGAYENALQPKRLVLLSGGHFDPYLNNFEQSSTEAVKWFSQHLLKESFTN
- a CDS encoding MarR family winged helix-turn-helix transcriptional regulator, which codes for MTNDPKIINDSTAIPSLAQSKRQIERYNLDVDAQAILVASRLMAAGAKLGHAAEIHFSRFGLSTGRYRLLADLEDNEGEELPSQLAEHLGVTRATVTGLIDTLERDGLVSRRPSSHDGRQKSVILTEKGRKKLCEMAPEHFARLEAMVGSLSIEERSVFLDLLGRVTQGISALTDEPDKPK